The genome window AATTGTCGCGCACGACCCGGCAACCCAGCGATTGTTTGTGGTGAACGCGTTTTCCAGCAGCGTGGATGTGCTGGACATAAGCGATCCAAATGCACTCAATTTATTGTTTTCCATAGATTTAACACCATACGGTAATCAAGCAAATAGCGTAGATGTCCGCAACGGTGTGCTGGTTGCAGCAGTGGAAGCGGACGATAAGCAAGCGCCCGGCAAAGCCGTATTTTTTGACACGAACGGCAATTATCTGAACGATGTGCCGGTTGGTGCGCTGCCGGATATGGTCACTTTTTCGCCGGACGGCAAATTCGTGCTGACTGCCAACGAAGGCGAACCGAGCGACGATTACACCAACGATCCAGAAGGTTCCATTTCCGTGATCGATATTTCCGGCGGCGTTGCATCCGCAACCGTGATGACCGCAGATTTCAGCGCGTTTAACGGCGCCGTGCTCGATCCGAGCATCCGCATTTTCGGGCCGAATGCAACCGTGGCGCAGGATCTGGAACCGGAATACATCGCGATTTCCGATGATTCCCAAACCGCGTTTGTCACCTGTCAGGAAAATAATGCGCTGGCGATTGTCGATATTCCCACTGCAACCGTCACCGCGCTGAAAGGGCTCGGTTTCAAGGATCACATGATGCCCGGAAACGGGCTGGACGCCAGCGATCGCGATGACGCCATCAACATCGCCAATTGGCCGGTGAAAGGCATGTATATGCCGGATGCCATCGCAGGTTTTACCCGCAACGGGATGAATTATTTGATCACCGCCAACGAAGGCGACGCCCGCGATTATGGTGCATTTGCCGAAGAAGAGCGCGTCAAAGACCTTTCGCTCGACCCAACCGCATTCCCGAACGCGGCAGATTTGCAGGCAAACGAAGCCATCGGTCGATTGACTGTCACCACCACAATGGGCGACACCGACAACGACGGCGATTTCGACGAACTGTATGCTTTCGGCGGACGCTCATTCTCCATTTGGGCAACGGATGGCACTCTGGTGTTCGATAGCGGCGATCAAATCGAACAAATTATCGCGGATTCGTTGCCGGATGATTTCAACGCAACAAATGATGAAAATGATACATTTGACAATCGCAGCGATAACAAAGGACCCGAGCCGGAAGGTGTGGCGATCGGCGTTATCGGCGGACGCACCTTTGCGTTCATAGGGTTGGAGCGCGTTGGCGGGATTGTGGTTTACGACGTCACCGATCCGCATGCGCCGGTATTCTGCAATTACGTAAATACCCGCGATTTCGGCGGCGATGTGGAAGCCGGAACTGCCGGAGATTCCGGGCCAGAAGGACTCAAATTTATCGCAAAAAAAGACAGCCCGATCAACCAGCCGTTGCTGGCGGTTGCGTATGAAATCAGCGGCAGCCTGCGCGTTTTCGCAGTGGAA of Calditrichia bacterium contains these proteins:
- a CDS encoding choice-of-anchor I family protein; translation: MDLLQRIPQRITRITLSIIVFALMSGGLFAQIKIQLKPLGDYQTGLFDEGAMEIVAHDPATQRLFVVNAFSSSVDVLDISDPNALNLLFSIDLTPYGNQANSVDVRNGVLVAAVEADDKQAPGKAVFFDTNGNYLNDVPVGALPDMVTFSPDGKFVLTANEGEPSDDYTNDPEGSISVIDISGGVASATVMTADFSAFNGAVLDPSIRIFGPNATVAQDLEPEYIAISDDSQTAFVTCQENNALAIVDIPTATVTALKGLGFKDHMMPGNGLDASDRDDAINIANWPVKGMYMPDAIAGFTRNGMNYLITANEGDARDYGAFAEEERVKDLSLDPTAFPNAADLQANEAIGRLTVTTTMGDTDNDGDFDELYAFGGRSFSIWATDGTLVFDSGDQIEQIIADSLPDDFNATNDENDTFDNRSDNKGPEPEGVAIGVIGGRTFAFIGLERVGGIVVYDVTDPHAPVFCNYVNTRDFGGDVEAGTAGDSGPEGLKFIAKKDSPINQPLLAVAYEISGSLRVFAVEDVVSPFALLANEHISLNGQKDSFGALHANDYIRFHKGAPSTHTGNVSAVDEVEIARRNSIYGNVSAGDEIENDGDVFGSVDENAAVPFISLPELNFVTGGADITVPRRGELELAPGSYGTVQVKVHAKLTLTTGEYYFDELEIEEDAELVVDVTCGPVSVYTRYELDFENDSKVTLLPLGDSESHELYFFSKQTKELDIDSDAKVSGSIIAPYAEVEIGEKAWFKGSISADEIVVKKRATFAPHDMFMPTVTKLGKSTGDIAAAIPGSYELAQNYPNPFNPTTTISYQLPENSAVKLQIYNTLGQIVATLVSGNQQAGSYTVSWDGTSQSGEKVASGVYVYRLQAGAFSQTRKMMLLK